In Apis mellifera strain DH4 linkage group LG3, Amel_HAv3.1, whole genome shotgun sequence, one DNA window encodes the following:
- the LOC413089 gene encoding protein spinster isoform X1, with protein sequence MVDEGSIPNVSTYEYHMVNAENAQNTSRERRIKNVMFSEMRMINRTDWFTVGVLCFVNLLNYMDRFTVAGVLTEIKNDFKITNDKSGLLQTAFILSYMVFAPLFGYLGDRYNRKVIMSSGVFLWCLTTFVGSYMKSFGWFLLFRALVGIGEASYSTIAPTIISDLFVKDVRSKMLALFYFAIPVGSGLGYIIGGEAARTTGAWQWGLRITPIFGLLAIILLLAIVRDPIRGEREGGVHLSNTAWSNDIKALLKNRSFMLSSAGFTCVAFVAGALAWWAPTFLQLGFTLHPNGHNVDPDDVAYKFGLIGMVAGLIGVPLGSFLAQKLRVHWQQADPLICAMGLLISVPLLFFASLTANTNSILCYILIFFGQLSLNLNWSIVADILLYVVIPTRRSTAEAFQILIAHAFGDAGSPYLIGLLSEGLKTVLLSELYIKYIDAGMMNIMSQDDILLEFRSLQYALFLTMFVAVLGSLFFFITALYIQKDKALVDLVIAGTNTSDSMYICNDEVENEIQDDVHKP encoded by the exons ATGGTCGATGAAGGATCAATTCCAAATGTATCGACGTATGAATATCATATGGTAAATGCTGAAAATGCTCAAAATACATCTAGAGAGAGACGAATAAAAAACGTAATGTTTTCGGAAATGAGAATGATTAACAGAACCGACTGGTTTACAGTCGGAGTGTTGTGTttcgttaatttattaaactatatgGACCGTTTTACAGTCGCTG ggGTACtgacagaaataaaaaatgattttaaaatcactAATGATAAATCTGGATTACTTCAAACtgcatttattttaagttatatgGTGTTTGCACCATTATTTGGATATTTGGGAGATCGTTATAATAGAAAAGTTATAATGAGTAGTGGTGTGTTTTTATGGTGTTTGACAACATTTGTTGGCTCATACATGAAA tcaTTTGGATGGTTTCTCTTATTCAGGGCTCTTGTTGGTATAGGAGAGGCTAGTTATTCCACAATTGCACCAACAATAATTagtgatttatttgtaaaagatGTGCGTTCTAAAATGcttgcattattttattttgcaataccTGTTGGaag CGGCTTAGGATATATAATAGGTGGTGAAGCAGCAAGAACTACTGGTGCCTGGCAATGGGGTTTACGTATTACCCCTATATTTGGTTTATtagcaattattttattgcttgCAATAGTAAGAGATCCTAttagaggagaaagagaaggtgGAGTTCACTTATCAAATACTGCATGGTCAAATGATATCaaagcattattaaaaaa TCGAAGTTTTATGCTTTCTTCTGCTGGTTTCACATGTGTGGCTTTTGTTGCGGGAGCATTAGCTTGGTGGGCACCAACATTTTTACAATTGGGATTTACATTACATCCTAATGGACACAACGTTGATCCAGATGa tGTAGCATATAAATTTGGATTAATAGGAATGGTAGCTGGTTTAATAGGAGTTCCACTTGGTTCATTTTTAGCTCAAAAATTAAGAGTACACTGGCAGCAAGCTGATCCTCTAATATGTGCTATGGGACTTTTAATTAGTGTTCCATTATTGTTCTTTGCATCTTTAACTGCCAAtacaaattctatattatgttatatattaatattctttggaCAATTATCATTAAACTTAAATTGGTCTATTGTAGCAGATATATTATTg taTGTAGTGATACCAACAAGAAGATCTACAGCTGAAGCATTTCAAATACTCATTGCACATGCCTTTGGAGATGCAGGAAGTCCATATCTTATTGGTTTg TTATCAGAAGGACTGAAAACAGTTCTTCTTTCagaactatatataaaatacattgatGCTGGAATGATGAATATAATGAGTCAGGACGATATACTTCTCGAATTTCGTAGCTTGCAATATGCATTATTTCTTACAATGTTCGTAGCAGTGCTTGgcagtttatttttcttcattacaGCTTTGTATATACAAAAGGATAAAGCATTAGTTGATCTCGTAATTGCAG gtACAAATACTTCGGAttcaatgtatatatgtaatgacgaagttgaaaatgaaatacaagATGATGTGCACAAACCATGA
- the LOC413089 gene encoding protein spinster isoform X2, which yields MVDEGSIPNVSTYEYHMVNAENAQNTSRERRIKNVMFSEMRMINRTDWFTVGVLCFVNLLNYMDRFTVAGVLTEIKNDFKITNDKSGLLQTAFILSYMVFAPLFGYLGDRYNRKVIMSSGVFLWCLTTFVGSYMKSFGWFLLFRALVGIGEASYSTIAPTIISDLFVKDVRSKMLALFYFAIPVGSGLGYIIGGEAARTTGAWQWGLRITPIFGLLAIILLLAIVRDPIRGEREGGVHLSNTAWSNDIKALLKNRSFMLSSAGFTCVAFVAGALAWWAPTFLQLGFTLHPNGHNVDPDDVAYKFGLIGMVAGLIGVPLGSFLAQKLRVHWQQADPLICAMGLLISVPLLFFASLTANTNSILCYILIFFGQLSLNLNWSIVADILLYVVIPTRRSTAEAFQILIAHAFGDAGSPYLIGLLSEGLKTVLLSELYIKYIDAGMMNIMSQDDILLEFRSLQYALFLTMFVAVLGSLFFFITALYIQKDKALVDLVIAEKYLDSKNNGQAESTCL from the exons ATGGTCGATGAAGGATCAATTCCAAATGTATCGACGTATGAATATCATATGGTAAATGCTGAAAATGCTCAAAATACATCTAGAGAGAGACGAATAAAAAACGTAATGTTTTCGGAAATGAGAATGATTAACAGAACCGACTGGTTTACAGTCGGAGTGTTGTGTttcgttaatttattaaactatatgGACCGTTTTACAGTCGCTG ggGTACtgacagaaataaaaaatgattttaaaatcactAATGATAAATCTGGATTACTTCAAACtgcatttattttaagttatatgGTGTTTGCACCATTATTTGGATATTTGGGAGATCGTTATAATAGAAAAGTTATAATGAGTAGTGGTGTGTTTTTATGGTGTTTGACAACATTTGTTGGCTCATACATGAAA tcaTTTGGATGGTTTCTCTTATTCAGGGCTCTTGTTGGTATAGGAGAGGCTAGTTATTCCACAATTGCACCAACAATAATTagtgatttatttgtaaaagatGTGCGTTCTAAAATGcttgcattattttattttgcaataccTGTTGGaag CGGCTTAGGATATATAATAGGTGGTGAAGCAGCAAGAACTACTGGTGCCTGGCAATGGGGTTTACGTATTACCCCTATATTTGGTTTATtagcaattattttattgcttgCAATAGTAAGAGATCCTAttagaggagaaagagaaggtgGAGTTCACTTATCAAATACTGCATGGTCAAATGATATCaaagcattattaaaaaa TCGAAGTTTTATGCTTTCTTCTGCTGGTTTCACATGTGTGGCTTTTGTTGCGGGAGCATTAGCTTGGTGGGCACCAACATTTTTACAATTGGGATTTACATTACATCCTAATGGACACAACGTTGATCCAGATGa tGTAGCATATAAATTTGGATTAATAGGAATGGTAGCTGGTTTAATAGGAGTTCCACTTGGTTCATTTTTAGCTCAAAAATTAAGAGTACACTGGCAGCAAGCTGATCCTCTAATATGTGCTATGGGACTTTTAATTAGTGTTCCATTATTGTTCTTTGCATCTTTAACTGCCAAtacaaattctatattatgttatatattaatattctttggaCAATTATCATTAAACTTAAATTGGTCTATTGTAGCAGATATATTATTg taTGTAGTGATACCAACAAGAAGATCTACAGCTGAAGCATTTCAAATACTCATTGCACATGCCTTTGGAGATGCAGGAAGTCCATATCTTATTGGTTTg TTATCAGAAGGACTGAAAACAGTTCTTCTTTCagaactatatataaaatacattgatGCTGGAATGATGAATATAATGAGTCAGGACGATATACTTCTCGAATTTCGTAGCTTGCAATATGCATTATTTCTTACAATGTTCGTAGCAGTGCTTGgcagtttatttttcttcattacaGCTTTGTATATACAAAAGGATAAAGCATTAGTTGATCTCGTAATTGCAG AGAAGTATCTAGATTCTAAGAATAATGGGCAAGCTGAATCAACGTGTTTATAA